Proteins from a single region of Methanobrevibacter olleyae:
- the trpA gene encoding tryptophan synthase subunit alpha, whose protein sequence is MSEKIKISDAFSNGKAFIGFLTAGDPTIEKTVEYVLAMEEAGCDIIEIGIPFSDPVAEGPVIQEANLRALKNNTNTDDVFEAVRQIREKSDIPLVFLTYINPVFYYGYDEFFKKCRKLNICGIISPDLPYDEKDEILDVTNRYGIDIISLIAPTSKERIQMIASEASGFIYVVSSLGVTGMRSEIRTDLRSIISDIKEVTDVPTAVGFGINTPEQAENIAKIADGIIVGSAIVNIIAEHGENAREPLIDYVKSMKDAIL, encoded by the coding sequence ATTAAAATTAGTGATGCTTTTTCTAATGGAAAAGCTTTTATTGGATTTTTAACTGCTGGAGACCCTACAATTGAAAAAACTGTAGAATATGTTTTAGCTATGGAGGAGGCAGGTTGTGATATTATTGAAATTGGCATTCCATTTTCAGACCCTGTTGCTGAAGGACCAGTTATTCAAGAAGCAAACCTTAGGGCATTAAAAAATAATACAAATACTGATGATGTTTTTGAAGCAGTTAGACAAATTAGGGAAAAGTCAGATATTCCTTTAGTATTTTTAACTTATATAAATCCAGTTTTCTATTATGGCTATGATGAATTTTTCAAAAAATGTAGAAAATTAAATATTTGCGGTATTATCTCACCAGACCTTCCTTATGATGAAAAGGATGAAATTCTTGATGTTACTAATAGATATGGTATTGATATAATTAGCTTAATTGCACCAACTTCAAAGGAACGTATACAAATGATTGCAAGTGAGGCAAGTGGATTTATTTATGTTGTTTCATCATTAGGTGTTACTGGAATGAGATCAGAGATTAGAACGGATTTAAGGTCCATCATAAGTGATATAAAAGAAGTAACTGATGTTCCAACTGCAGTTGGTTTTGGTATTAATACTCCAGAACAAGCAGAAAATATTGCAAAAATAGCTGATGGTATTATTGTAGGAAGTGCAATTGTAAACATTATTGCAGAGCATGGAGAAAATGCAAGAGAACCTCTTATAGATTATGTTAAATCAATGAAAGATGCTATTTTATAA
- a CDS encoding MATE family efflux transporter gives MANKNVELMRGEPEKAVKKLAIPIMISMLLTASYNIVDGIFVAGLGQSAIAGIGFVTPIFMILNGVSVGLGNGATSSISRFVGAKNHKGASDSAAHSLLIFLIASIALTIILLFIQEPLLISYGASGESLAEGIRYGTPLFLGLFAFMFGNGCSGILRGEGDMKRAMYAIIVSVILNTILDPIFIYTMGLGSAGASLATIVSSLGSAIVIMYWILIKKDTYVNVDLREFKFNSKIAKDILKVGVPSSMDMFMMSIAISLYLIFISSIGGEYGIASFTSGQRLYLFAIMPLTAIGSAVAAVSGSAFGAKNGDYLSRAHFYGVKFAIAFGTAVTIILVAFAPQLATIFAYTKETAILVPEITKFLRIASLCLPLTGAGMISSFLYQGIGKGTTSLAWTIIREVIFTVSATYILGIVLAWGLVGIWTGLALGRSLASILNFSYARYTIKKIRVEFDN, from the coding sequence ATGGCAAATAAAAATGTAGAATTAATGAGAGGAGAACCAGAAAAAGCTGTAAAAAAGCTTGCTATTCCGATTATGATTTCAATGCTTTTAACAGCATCATATAATATTGTAGATGGCATCTTTGTAGCAGGACTTGGTCAATCAGCAATAGCTGGAATTGGTTTTGTAACACCAATATTCATGATACTAAATGGAGTAAGTGTAGGGCTTGGAAATGGTGCAACAAGTAGTATAAGCCGTTTTGTAGGGGCTAAAAACCATAAAGGTGCAAGTGATTCAGCTGCACACTCATTATTAATCTTTCTTATAGCTTCAATAGCCTTAACAATAATCTTATTATTTATACAAGAACCCCTTTTAATAAGCTACGGAGCAAGTGGAGAATCTCTTGCTGAAGGAATAAGATACGGAACACCATTATTCTTAGGTTTATTTGCATTTATGTTTGGAAACGGTTGTAGTGGTATCCTTCGTGGAGAAGGAGATATGAAAAGAGCAATGTATGCTATTATTGTATCAGTTATCTTAAACACCATCCTAGATCCTATTTTTATTTACACAATGGGTTTAGGTTCAGCTGGAGCTTCCCTTGCAACTATAGTTAGTTCCCTTGGTTCTGCAATTGTAATTATGTACTGGATTCTTATTAAAAAAGATACCTATGTAAATGTAGATTTAAGAGAATTTAAATTCAACAGCAAAATAGCTAAAGATATCCTAAAAGTAGGGGTTCCTTCCTCAATGGATATGTTTATGATGTCTATTGCTATTAGTTTGTATCTAATATTCATATCCAGTATTGGAGGAGAATATGGAATTGCTTCATTTACATCAGGTCAAAGACTCTACCTATTTGCAATAATGCCCCTTACAGCTATTGGTAGTGCTGTTGCAGCAGTTTCAGGTAGTGCATTTGGAGCAAAAAATGGAGATTATTTATCAAGAGCACACTTTTACGGAGTAAAGTTCGCAATAGCATTTGGTACAGCAGTAACTATAATTCTTGTAGCATTTGCTCCGCAACTTGCAACTATTTTTGCATACACAAAAGAAACAGCTATCTTAGTTCCAGAAATTACAAAATTCCTTAGAATCGCTTCTCTATGTCTCCCACTTACTGGAGCAGGTATGATTTCAAGTTTCTTATACCAAGGAATTGGTAAAGGAACAACAAGCCTTGCATGGACCATTATAAGAGAAGTTATATTTACAGTAAGTGCTACCTATATACTTGGAATAGTCTTAGCTTGGGGATTAGTAGGAATCTGGACTGGACTTGCTCTAGGAAGAAGTTTAGCAAGTATTTTAAACTTTAGCTATGCAAGATACACCATTAAGAAAATTAGGGTAGAATTTGATAATTAA
- a CDS encoding MarR family winged helix-turn-helix transcriptional regulator — protein MKKENEKIDKYDSMPFIALIHHISKNKLRYYMKNPNHIDMFHEGRYLMVIHKGKDLSQDDLANIFSQSKGTIAKALRKLEDKGYLDRKIDENNRRKYILKTTKKGEDLAILLKRDLKKWEEKVGIDKLDSKTKNQLKEIARKSEEILKE, from the coding sequence ATGAAAAAAGAAAATGAAAAAATAGATAAATATGATTCAATGCCTTTTATTGCATTAATTCATCACATATCCAAAAATAAACTAAGATATTATATGAAAAATCCAAATCATATAGATATGTTTCATGAAGGTCGCTATTTAATGGTAATCCATAAAGGAAAAGATTTATCTCAAGATGACCTAGCTAATATATTTAGTCAAAGCAAAGGAACAATAGCTAAAGCTTTAAGAAAATTAGAAGATAAAGGATATCTCGATAGAAAAATTGATGAAAATAATAGAAGAAAATATATATTAAAAACAACAAAAAAAGGAGAAGATTTAGCTATTTTATTAAAAAGAGATTTAAAAAAATGGGAAGAAAAAGTTGGAATTGATAAATTAGATAGTAAAACAAAAAATCAACTAAAAGAAATAGCTAGAAAAAGTGAAGAAATACTTAAAGAATAA
- the ung gene encoding uracil-DNA glycosylase, translated as MIENDWDMILEEEFKKDYFLKIKEFVEDEYKRKTIYPPKEEVFNAFKLCPLNEVKVLILGQDPYHEKGQAHGLAFSTPEGNPIPRSLKNIFKEIKEEYNYPIPESGCLESWAKQGVFLLNTVLTVEEGNANSHSKCGWQTFTDNVIKILNQQKNPIVFLLWGKQAEFKKEFITNPNHLILTSSHPSPFSARKGFFGCNHFKLANEFLKENNLEEIDWRIRNKQEKLI; from the coding sequence ATGATTGAAAACGATTGGGACATGATTTTAGAAGAAGAATTTAAAAAAGATTATTTCTTAAAAATAAAAGAGTTTGTAGAAGATGAATACAAAAGAAAAACAATTTATCCCCCAAAAGAAGAAGTTTTTAATGCTTTTAAATTATGTCCTTTAAATGAAGTTAAAGTACTTATATTAGGTCAAGACCCCTATCATGAAAAGGGGCAAGCTCATGGACTTGCATTTTCAACACCAGAGGGAAATCCAATTCCAAGATCACTTAAAAATATCTTCAAAGAAATTAAAGAGGAATACAACTACCCTATTCCAGAGTCAGGATGTCTTGAATCATGGGCTAAACAAGGTGTATTCCTACTAAATACTGTGCTAACTGTTGAAGAGGGAAATGCAAACTCACACAGTAAATGCGGATGGCAAACTTTTACAGATAATGTGATTAAAATCCTAAATCAGCAAAAGAATCCTATTGTATTTTTATTATGGGGAAAACAAGCAGAATTTAAAAAAGAATTTATTACAAACCCTAATCACTTAATCCTCACATCTTCCCATCCAAGCCCCTTTTCAGCAAGAAAAGGATTTTTTGGATGTAATCATTTTAAATTAGCTAATGAATTCTTAAAAGAAAATAATTTAGAAGAAATCGATTGGAGAATACGAAATAAACAAGAAAAATTAATTTAA
- a CDS encoding flavodoxin family protein, which translates to MKYLIINGSPRKKNTWSMAKQAKTNLEGEFEEIQLMKEKIPMCNGCFKCIMEGEENCPHYEIVNSILEKIKWSDGLIITSPVYAMNVTALIKNFFDHTAYLYHRPKFFDKKALVIVSTAGAGQKDVANYIGENLRHWGFNKIYQITYACGGKESINTEEINKVSQKFHKDIVSKKLHAPNIGDLIFYNLWRAMISTKEPIKIDKEYWESTGLVNYEFAPDVNLGFIKKIFAKIMFFILKKVIK; encoded by the coding sequence ATGAAATATCTAATAATCAATGGTTCTCCAAGAAAGAAAAATACATGGAGTATGGCTAAACAGGCTAAAACTAATTTAGAAGGAGAGTTTGAAGAAATACAATTAATGAAAGAGAAAATACCAATGTGTAATGGTTGTTTTAAATGTATAATGGAAGGAGAAGAAAACTGTCCTCATTATGAAATAGTAAACTCAATCCTAGAAAAAATTAAATGGTCTGATGGACTTATAATCACCTCTCCAGTTTATGCAATGAATGTTACTGCACTTATTAAAAATTTCTTCGATCATACTGCTTATCTCTATCATAGACCTAAGTTTTTTGATAAAAAAGCATTAGTTATTGTATCAACTGCAGGAGCTGGGCAAAAAGATGTTGCAAATTATATCGGTGAAAATTTAAGACATTGGGGATTTAATAAAATTTATCAAATAACTTATGCTTGCGGAGGAAAAGAGAGTATTAATACTGAAGAGATAAACAAAGTATCTCAAAAATTCCATAAGGATATAGTCTCTAAAAAATTACATGCCCCGAACATTGGAGATTTAATATTTTACAACCTTTGGAGAGCAATGATATCAACAAAAGAACCAATTAAAATAGATAAAGAATATTGGGAAAGTACTGGTTTAGTTAATTATGAATTTGCTCCAGATGTAAACTTAGGATTCATAAAAAAGATTTTTGCAAAAATAATGTTTTTTATCCTTAAAAAAGTGATAAAATAA
- a CDS encoding TetR/AcrR family transcriptional regulator, with translation MTKKNTKEKIFNISIDLFSEYGYDRVSIRQIAKETGIKESSIYNHYRSKESILESILNYYIKEMLKEEAPLMQASDSLNLGFDHFYKVGSERFISKLSERVMMKITRIFLVESYHNEKIKNFVKEAIMDYAIKGWIELFDLMKEKKVIEEDSNSKQLAESFYYYGLFLLYEHFIINYPEDDEKFIKEFVIRATNHMKIIFNSVKINDKESNEEDCKDNK, from the coding sequence ATGACTAAAAAGAATACTAAAGAAAAGATATTTAATATTTCTATTGATTTATTCTCAGAGTATGGCTATGATAGAGTAAGTATACGGCAAATAGCTAAAGAGACTGGAATAAAAGAAAGTTCTATTTACAATCATTATAGAAGTAAGGAATCTATTTTAGAATCAATATTAAATTATTATATCAAGGAAATGTTAAAAGAAGAAGCACCTTTAATGCAAGCATCTGATAGTTTAAATTTAGGTTTTGACCATTTCTACAAAGTAGGTAGTGAAAGATTTATATCAAAATTATCTGAAAGAGTGATGATGAAAATTACAAGAATCTTTTTAGTTGAATCATATCATAATGAAAAAATAAAAAATTTTGTAAAAGAAGCAATTATGGACTATGCAATTAAAGGTTGGATTGAGCTATTTGATTTAATGAAAGAAAAAAAGGTTATTGAAGAAGATTCCAACAGCAAACAGCTTGCAGAATCATTTTATTATTATGGATTATTCTTATTATATGAACACTTCATTATTAATTATCCAGAGGATGATGAAAAATTCATAAAGGAATTTGTAATAAGAGCTACAAATCATATGAAAATAATCTTTAATTCTGTAAAAATAAATGATAAAGAAAGTAATGAAGAGGATTGTAAAGATAATAAATAA
- a CDS encoding pyridoxamine 5'-phosphate oxidase family protein, which produces MFRKMRRAKQALSEEECVDILINEPHGVLAVLGDDEYPYAIPLSHVYIDGKIYFHGTIKNSHKKDAIRKHDKVSFCVIDKGIKAENEWWYTFKSVVVFGRMKTIDDVEDKINKLSHLGNKFFPSEEETKSEIDRLLNLTELYELKIEHISGKIVEEK; this is translated from the coding sequence ATGTTTAGAAAAATGAGAAGAGCAAAGCAAGCTTTATCTGAAGAGGAATGTGTTGATATTTTAATAAATGAACCTCATGGTGTTTTAGCAGTTTTAGGAGATGATGAATATCCCTATGCTATACCATTAAGTCATGTTTATATTGATGGTAAGATATACTTCCATGGAACTATAAAAAATAGTCATAAAAAAGATGCAATAAGAAAACATGACAAAGTTTCTTTCTGTGTAATTGACAAAGGAATTAAAGCTGAAAATGAATGGTGGTACACATTTAAAAGTGTTGTTGTTTTTGGAAGAATGAAAACAATTGATGATGTTGAAGATAAAATAAACAAATTAAGCCATCTAGGAAATAAATTCTTTCCAAGTGAAGAGGAAACAAAATCAGAAATTGATAGACTTTTAAACCTTACAGAGCTTTATGAACTTAAAATAGAACATATTAGTGGAAAAATAGTTGAAGAAAAATAA
- the purB gene encoding adenylosuccinate lyase encodes MAIHPIEFRYGTPEMKRIWEQENKQQRMLDIESALAQAEGELGIIPKEYADEIKAKASIEYVTLERVSEIEAETKHDIASLSKGLSEVCEGEAGEYVHFGATSNDIVDSSNSLLLKDSIEVLEEKIERLTKIILKLAEENKTKVCIGRTHGQHALPTTYGMKFAIWADELHRQYDRLEHAKDNVCLGMMDGAVGTTAALGTDGWAIHKKVSEILGLKAAPITNQVLQRDNHVEFIATLANIATTLSKIALEVRNLQRTEIQELGEYFDPEKQVGSSTMPHKMNPITAERICGVARIVKSYVNAAMENNPLWHERDLTNSSCERIMFPESCILTDYILNLTIKLMNNLIFYDENIERNLNFSNGLIMAERLMAELTRAGMGKQTAYGVARKNAIKANKEKLLLADLILEDSDASQFLSKEDVERIMDPHTYIGSAPIIVDEILESSKDWF; translated from the coding sequence ATGGCAATACATCCAATTGAATTTAGATATGGAACTCCAGAAATGAAAAGAATCTGGGAACAAGAAAATAAACAACAAAGAATGTTAGATATTGAATCTGCATTGGCTCAAGCTGAAGGTGAGCTTGGAATAATACCAAAGGAATATGCAGATGAGATTAAAGCAAAGGCAAGTATTGAATATGTTACCTTAGAACGTGTAAGTGAAATTGAAGCTGAAACCAAACATGACATCGCTTCCCTTTCAAAAGGATTAAGTGAAGTATGTGAAGGTGAAGCTGGAGAATATGTTCATTTTGGAGCAACATCTAATGATATTGTTGATAGTTCTAACTCTTTACTTTTAAAGGATTCTATTGAAGTTTTAGAAGAAAAAATAGAAAGATTAACTAAAATCATCCTTAAATTAGCAGAAGAAAATAAAACAAAAGTATGTATTGGCCGTACCCATGGTCAACATGCATTACCTACCACATATGGTATGAAATTTGCTATTTGGGCAGATGAACTTCACAGACAATATGACAGACTAGAACATGCAAAAGACAATGTTTGCCTTGGAATGATGGATGGAGCTGTTGGAACTACAGCAGCACTTGGAACTGATGGATGGGCAATTCACAAAAAAGTATCTGAAATCTTAGGACTTAAAGCTGCTCCAATTACTAATCAAGTTCTACAAAGAGACAATCATGTAGAATTCATAGCTACCCTTGCTAACATTGCTACAACCCTTAGTAAGATTGCTCTTGAAGTTAGAAACTTACAAAGAACTGAAATTCAAGAGCTAGGAGAATATTTCGACCCTGAAAAACAAGTTGGCAGTAGTACTATGCCGCATAAAATGAATCCAATTACTGCAGAACGTATTTGTGGTGTTGCAAGAATTGTAAAATCCTATGTGAATGCAGCTATGGAAAACAACCCTCTCTGGCATGAAAGAGACTTAACTAACTCTTCTTGTGAAAGGATTATGTTTCCAGAATCTTGTATTCTTACAGATTATATCCTCAACTTAACTATTAAATTAATGAATAATCTTATATTCTATGATGAAAACATTGAAAGAAACCTAAACTTTAGTAATGGATTAATCATGGCTGAAAGATTAATGGCAGAACTCACTAGAGCTGGAATGGGTAAACAAACTGCTTATGGAGTAGCTCGTAAAAATGCAATTAAAGCAAATAAAGAAAAACTCCTTCTTGCAGATTTAATCCTTGAAGATTCTGATGCTAGCCAATTCTTATCTAAAGAAGATGTTGAAAGAATTATGGATCCTCATACTTACATTGGTTCTGCACCAATAATAGTTGATGAAATTTTAGAATCATCTAAAGATTGGTTCTAA